The DNA region aaaagttgctctactcgttggtgtacttggttttagtaaatttcaaagaCCTCTCCAGATtgtccagcatcattcaaacacgaccgcttattaggcttaaaatgggtttatttcccctagcTCAAAATCCTGAGTCAATAAAATGTAGCGCAGAGACATTTCTACAGTTTCATATGTCACACGTGTTAATGAAGTATTCCTTCTTTTATTCCAGAGTTATCAGTAATcctcacaaaaaaattatagaaagaAGAATTggttcagttaaaaaaaaactcagataAAGTAAAAATGATACCACCATCCTCCCCACCGTCCTTCACTCCAACTCTTCACTCAACACTGCCACCGGAGATGTCATTCCGCTACGATTCGAGACCCGAGCCAGTGTTCCCTGCAACCGGCTCCACCAGCCACATGTCAGCGGCCCCGTTGGCCTACCAGATGTACGAGCGGTTGCGCCGGATGTGCGACGAACGCAAATTGAATCTCGCCGAGGAGGACGTTTTAATCAGCGCTTATCTGGGACCCAACTTGGTCTATCGGACCGCAGCAGCCAAGTCGGTGGACCACGACACGACGAATGTCCCCGTTTACGGACCGCTGCACGTCCAAACGGATGCTTTGACACTGTAGGACTGTGCCATCGGGCGGAAGTAGGTACAGTAATTAGCGGAAGGGACGAGATGTGCCTCGATTCAGCGACAAATTGGCAATTGTGGCTTTGAGGGTTTCCTTGAGTGATGGGCTTATTGCTTCGATCAACCACGAGATTTTTCAGATTAAGGTTAATTTTTACGTTTAATTGTCTTGAAGATTTCATTCTTTGTGTCacgttttctttcaaaaaatattattgaaatgatattattatttaacTATAAGTTTGTCCACTAATTATCTAGTCAAACATAACATGATGCGGTGGGCGAAATTAAAGGTACATTGGCAAGCATATTAGATGCATTTAAGTTAACTAGGAGTCTTTGTAATGAAATAGAAAtaccaaagattttttttctataaacagttgataaataaataaacgatGTTGTTTTCATTAGAAATTTATATCACAattcgttcactgtttaacccttaACATTCCAGACTAACATTCCAAATGGGCGTTATATGGA from Culex quinquefasciatus strain JHB chromosome 3, VPISU_Cqui_1.0_pri_paternal, whole genome shotgun sequence includes:
- the LOC119769923 gene encoding uncharacterized protein LOC119769923 codes for the protein MIPPSSPPSFTPTLHSTLPPEMSFRYDSRPEPVFPATGSTSHMSAAPLAYQMYERLRRMCDERKLNLAEEDVLISAYLGPNLVYRTAAAKSVDHDTTNVPVYGPLHVQTDALTL